In Dasania marina DSM 21967, the genomic window TTCATCATAGTTTCTCTTTTATGTTTGTTAGCGTTAAAGAACATCCATTCACGACGACCAGCAAATGATGCACTAGCAACAGTGTAGCAAAGCTTATGCTTAAATCACGCCTATGGATTCTAAACGCGCCATAACCATCTCAATAGCCTCCGCCATTTCATGCTGTGAGGTATCTATACGCATTTCTGGATTTTCTGGTTCTTGATAAGGGTCATCTATGCCGGTAAAGCCTTTAACCTTGCCTGCTCTAGCCATGGCATATAAACCCTTGCGGTCACGACCTTCACACACCTCTATGGGAGTGGATACATGTATCTCTATAAAGGTACCTACACCTGCAATCAGGTTACGCACGCTACGCCGCCCTGCTAGGTAAGGCGCGATGGGGGCGCATATAGCCACACCACCATTTCGGGTAATTTCACTAGCAACATACCCTATGCGCTGTATATTCAGCTCACGGTGTTCCTTAGAAAAGCTTAATTCACTAGAGAGGTTTTTACGCACCACATCACCATCTAGCAAGGTGACATGACGGCCACCGCGTTCGCGCAAACGTACCATTAAGCCATTGGCCAAGGTAGATTTACCTGAGCCAGACAGGCCGGTAAAAAACACGGTAAAACCCTGTTTGGAGCGAGGCGGCATGGTGTGCTGTAATTCTTCTACTATTTCAGGAAAAGCAAACCAGTCAGGCACGTCATCACCACGCTTCAATATTTCACGCAGCTCGGATCCCGAAATATAAAGACCTTCTTCACCCGGCAATAACTGCCCCTGTTCACAAAATTCCTCACGCCCTTGCGCATAGAGCAAAAAAGGCGCGGGCAACACTTTGATGTTCAACTCATCTTGAAAAGACAACACCAATTGTTGTGAAGCTTCGGGGGCATAAAACGCGCAGCCTTCATCATTTAAACCAGGGCCGGAGTGATCGTGGCCTACCACAAAATGACTAAAGCCGTAATTTTGTCGAATAATGGCCTGCCATAAGGCCTCTCTAGGGCCTGCCATACGCATACCCAAGGGCACTAAGCTTAATTGTGCGGAACTTGCGGGATAGCGCTTTAACACTTTTTCGTAGCAACGCACCCGGCAGTAATGATCAAGGTCACCGGGTTTGGTCATGCCCACGGCAGTATGGATAACAAAATTGGCGTTGTTTTCGGCCATTAGGCGCTTAGTCATAATGACGTGGGCGCGGTGCATGGGGTTGCGGGTTTGCAGAGCAATAACATTGTTCCAGCCCCAGCTGGCAAATTTTGCACGTAGGGAGGCGGGGCTGTCACGGTATTGTTTAAAGTCGTAATACAGTGGTGGTGTCACCCCCACTAAACGGCCACCTAGATAGTAGCCACCAGCTTCGGCATTGAGATAATGCACTCCAGGGTGACAGTCTTTGCTGCTGCCAAAAACAGCCTCAGCTTCGCGGGCTTTATCAGGCCGCCAGCAATCACTAACCGTCATATTGGCAATTACCACCCCCTCGGCGTCGCGCAGAGTAATGGTTTGGCCGCTAGCGATTTGCTCGGCAAAACTGGCTGAAACATCTAAGGTGATGGGCATGGGCCATAGCGTGCCATCGGCCAGACGCATATTGTCTAGTACCGTGTTGTAATCGGCCTCGCCCATAAAACCCTCTAAAGGCGAGAAGGCACCATTAAGTAATAACTCTATATCGCACATTTGGCGCTTCGTTAAATCCCAAGACAGGTTGTGTTTAGCCTGTTCTTTGGCGGCCGCTAAAGCGTCATCCTGGACGTAAAGATCGATTAATTGATCACCGTGAGCCCGGCCTGCTGATATAACTTCACTCATATATTACCCTTCTTCTTAGAGTGGCCAATTCTACGGATTTTAAAATTAAATGCAGCCACCACAGCGATAAAAACTTTCCCTCACTTTCCCCCCTATAGCCAAAACGCTTAGAAGCGATTATATTAAACCCTCAAAATAAGCTTTTACTTACGAAAAAT contains:
- a CDS encoding bifunctional sulfate adenylyltransferase/adenylylsulfate kinase, whose translation is MSEVISAGRAHGDQLIDLYVQDDALAAAKEQAKHNLSWDLTKRQMCDIELLLNGAFSPLEGFMGEADYNTVLDNMRLADGTLWPMPITLDVSASFAEQIASGQTITLRDAEGVVIANMTVSDCWRPDKAREAEAVFGSSKDCHPGVHYLNAEAGGYYLGGRLVGVTPPLYYDFKQYRDSPASLRAKFASWGWNNVIALQTRNPMHRAHVIMTKRLMAENNANFVIHTAVGMTKPGDLDHYCRVRCYEKVLKRYPASSAQLSLVPLGMRMAGPREALWQAIIRQNYGFSHFVVGHDHSGPGLNDEGCAFYAPEASQQLVLSFQDELNIKVLPAPFLLYAQGREEFCEQGQLLPGEEGLYISGSELREILKRGDDVPDWFAFPEIVEELQHTMPPRSKQGFTVFFTGLSGSGKSTLANGLMVRLRERGGRHVTLLDGDVVRKNLSSELSFSKEHRELNIQRIGYVASEITRNGGVAICAPIAPYLAGRRSVRNLIAGVGTFIEIHVSTPIEVCEGRDRKGLYAMARAGKVKGFTGIDDPYQEPENPEMRIDTSQHEMAEAIEMVMARLESIGVI